In the Malaya genurostris strain Urasoe2022 chromosome 1, Malgen_1.1, whole genome shotgun sequence genome, one interval contains:
- the LOC131426690 gene encoding abl interactor 2 → MDDLITLIRTEIPEGRQNLQESYTNLERVAEYCEDTYYRSDNKKVSLEETKNYTTQSLASVAYQINTLAYNFLQLMDLQATQMAEMESQMNHISQTVMIHKEKVARREIGVLTANKVSTRQYKIVAPLNPEKPIKYVRKPIDYSLLDDIGHGITLTNNNQKKHRVSSQGSIQSLSANISVGPPPTTKPPTPPQMTRSAGHTGTLGKSASNTGTLGKTSREYRTPPVVVPPQVPSHYAPNFPVGHPRRSGSERGPGYSALPMPMPPSQIAMHHPPQVGMVHPMPPSTIQHQSTFDERNSMPPPPSPLTVTHELPDHSHIGMHTLSRNMPRPGSQSPPLPPPPPPEESDHADFGRPRNTQNLVAPIVPEDQNLPGWVPKNYIEKVVAIYDYYADKDDELSFQESSVLYVLKKNDDGWWEGVMDGVTGLFPGNYVEPCV, encoded by the exons ATGGACGATTTGATCACTCTTATTCGTACCGAAATTCCGGAAGGAAGACAGAATCTGCAAGAAAGCTACACGAACCTGGAACGTGTAGCGGAATATTGTGAAGATACCTATTACCG GTCTGACAACAAAAAAGTATCTTTAGAGGAAACAAAGAACTATACCACGCAGTCCTTAGCTAGTGTGGCCTATCAAATCAACACACTAGCATATAATTTTCTGCAGTTAATGGATCTTCAAGCTACTCAGATGGCCGAAATGGAGTCACAGATGAATCATATATCTCAAACCGTAATGATTCATAAAGAGAAGGTAGCTCGACGAGAAATAGGTGTTTTGACTGCAAATAAAGTAAGCACAAGACAATATAAGATTGTGGCACCATTGAATCCAGAGAAGCCTATCAAGTATGTACGCAAGCCTATCGATTATAGTCTATTGGACGATATTGGCCATGGGATCACACTAACCAATAACAACCAGAAAAAACATCGCGTTTCAAGTCAAGGATCGATACAATCACTATCTGCAAATATTTCGGTAGGTCCTCCACCTACcacaaaacctccaaccccgccACAAATGACACGTAGTGCTGGACACACTGGGACTCTTGGAAAAAGTGCTAGTAACACGGGAACATTGGGAAAAACCTCACGAGAATATCGAACCCCACCTGTGGTAGTACCACCTCAAGTTCCCTCACACTAtgctccgaattttccagtagGACATCCAAGAAGATCTGGCTCCGAACGTGGTCCCGGTTATAGTGCCCTTCCAATGCCAATGCCACCAAGTCAAATTGCAATGCACCATCCGCCTCAAGTCGGTATGGTGCATCCGATGCCTCCTTCTACTATTCAACATCAGTCCACATTTGATGAACGTAACAGCATGCCAc CTCCTCCATCTCCATTGACAGTAACCCATGAATTACCTGATCATAGCCACATTGGAATGCATACCCTCAGTCGAAATATGCCTCGTCCAGGCTCACAATCTCCACCTTTACCCCCTCCACCGCCTCCAGAGGAATCCGACCATGCCGATTTTGGAAGACCAAGAAATACTCAGAATTTAGTTGCACCAATTGTTCCGGAAGATCAAAACTTACCAGGATGGGTCCCAAAAAATTACATAGAAAAGGTAGTGGCAATTTATGATTATTACGCAGACAAGGACGATGAGTTAAGTTTCCAAGAAAGTTCCGTATTGTACGTGCTGAAAAAGAACGATGATGGCTGGTGGGAAGGTGTCATGGATGGAGTTACTGGTTTGTTTCCAGGGAATTATGTAGAACCATGCGTTTAA
- the LOC131426692 gene encoding inositol polyphosphate 1-phosphatase, translating to MSAIDLLKELIKATEKAANIARICRKDDHLFSLLVQEKSKEESNSRFEHDFKTLADCLIQEVVKHDIGKKFPGLRENIRGEENPSFTNAEGESIVVTVSEDKNETIDNIQKILNGDRVAAIQLVEEVFREIEIDSEQWQIPQESISLDNDINELGIWIDPIDATAEYIRAQDKTTKFPNIKASGLECVTVLIGVYETVRGDPIIGVVNQPFASKNETDTYESRIYWGLTIGDLKYNNVMAVENEERIAVLSPSEQSKYVEFLKNQLKYEIVYSSGAGHKILKVITGEAELFLLSKGTTYKWDTCAPQAILKSLDGELFNLQDTLINKSLKKISYHDTKIIRNTGGLIAYRNIEKFKDFLKL from the exons ATGTCAGCCATTGACTTGTTAAAGGAGCTAATCAAAGCTACGGAAAAGGCGGCGAATATTGCTAGAATTTGTCGAAAAGATGATCATCTTTTTAGTTTATTGGTGCAAGAAAAATCCAAAGAAGAGTCGAATTCAAGATTTGAACATGATTTTAAAACTTTGGCGGACTGTTTGATTCAAGAAGTAGTGAAACATGATATTGGTAAAAAG TTTCCAGGATTACGAGAAAATATTCGTGGAGAAGAAAATCCCAGCTTCACAAACGCTGAAGGTGAATCGATTGTTGTGACTGTGAGCGAAgacaaaaatgaaacaattgaTAATATTCAAAAG ATACTAAATGGAGATAGAGTAGCAGCCATTCAGCTCGTCGAAGAGGTGTTCAGAGAAATTGAAATTGATTCGGAGCAATGGCAAATTCCACAGGAATCAATTTCTTTAGATAACGATATAAATGAATTGGGCATTTGGATTGATCCAATAGATGCTACAGCAGAGTATATACGTGCCCAAGATAAAACAACTAAGTTTCCCAATATTAAGGCATCAGGTCTAGAATGTGTAACTGTTCTCATTGGTGTCTATGAAACAGTGCGAGGAGATCCTATTATTGGTGTTGTGAATCAACCCTTTGCGAGTAAAAATGAGACGGATACCTACGAAAGCAGAATTTATTGGGGACTAACCATAGGTGATTTGAAATATAATAATGTAATGGCGGTCGAAAATGAAGAAAGAATTGCCGTTTTATCACCTTCAGAACAGTCGAAGTATGTGgagtttttaaaaaatcaacttaAGTACGAAATTGTATATTCGTCAGGAGCTGgtcataaaatattgaaagttatCACAGGTGAAGCTGAATTATTCTTACTCAGTAAAGGTACAACGTACAAATGGGATACGTGTGCTCCTCAAGCTATTCTAAAATCATTGGATGGGGAATTATTTAATTTACAAGACACCTTAATCAACAAATCATTGAAGAAAATATCGTATCATGATACAAAAATTATTCGTAATACTGGTGGGTTGATTGCATACCGAAACATCGAAAAATTTAAAGATTTCTTGAAATTGTAA